The Leishmania mexicana MHOM/GT/2001/U1103 complete genome, chromosome 25 genome contains the following window.
TCATCAGCTCCGTCATGTGGATGCTTCTTCTGTATCATGCCTGCCATCCAGAAGAGCCACTACTTTACAGCCGCAGCACAAGaggtgctgccggtgcgACAAACAACGGCGCGTCAAGTGCTGTCCACGCCGTCCTTCTTGTCATCGCCATCTTCGATTGGGTTGCTTGCTGGAAGTGAGGCCTCCGCCCCTTGTGAGTTCGAAATCAGAACACAGGTAATCGCGCACCGAGAGAATGGAACAGGGAGCacaaaaagaagagagcgacgcagacacgcagcACACCACCGATCCCACCAATGAGTCCCTGCCTGCCAGCGGCGGGAAAAGGGTGCCCGTCATAcgggcaaagaaaaagagggcCCGGCCGATACAGACCCGAAAGCCAGAGGCGTGATGGTGGGCCGTGTGACGATGCGGACTCAGGCGCAGGACATCGTTATACAAAGACGTGAGCATACACCACTCACGTGTatctccgcctcgtccccCTGTCGCCAAGCCGGCATGAGCAGCATCAAGAGAGCAGCGGTCTCGGCTGCCCGCCGCAGTTTTCAGCCTTCCCTAGACATCAACCCCTGTCGCCGCAcagagcagcgacgccgcaaaagagagagaatgaAAAGACTCAGATAGACATCGACAAGaaacagaggagagagaaaggagaggagagatTTTGGGGGGTTATGGGGGTTTGTagggggtggtgggcggAAGTCGCAGTGCAGCTGGTCTGTGAGGAAGCAGCCACAACAGCGGAAAAGGAAGGGAGCTGACGGGGGAAAGGACAAGGCGAGAAGCGTCGTTCAGTTGGCTGGAAAGGAATACCAAGAGAGCCGAGAAATATAGACGcgaaaacagcaacaacgagCACGATACACTGCAGACGTTGAGAGCAGAACGACAGCGCAGGAGAATGCCGCGGAAAAGaagccgcggtggtggtgggttCCCCAAATACGCACAGGGAGAAAAAGCGGCGCAACGTGGAAAGGgtgagagacacacgcacacggcggaGGATGATGGAAGGAAAAGCGacacgggaggggggggcagtaAGAtagagaaaagaaaaagagggcCTAGGAAGGGGAAaaagagggggtgggaggcaACAGCAACGCAAAACGAAGCAAGTCCACAGACCTCGCCGGCTGCAACGCCACAAGCATGTTCGTCCTTTTCCGTCTtctctcctgctctctcACGTACAGGGGTGTGCATCAGCGCAACAACGGTTTCCTCTCACATTCTATTTGCCTGAACAACAACGAGTCCATTCTGTAACTCCGATTTCCTGCGTCGAGGCGCATCATCCCCGTCCCAAGCACCgaaacgcacgcacacgggaTGCAACCATCACGCAGCAGTAAGTCCTTCACATGCCCGCAGGCAGGTGGGCAAGATATGCGGAGCAAGGGATCACatagcagcagcggagaacACGCGAGAACGAGCCAAAAGACAAGCGAAGAAAGCCAGGCAGCTCTTCGGGGGGTGGCCGTGTGAGGACGACGCACAcgagaacacacacacacacacacacacatatatatatatatatacgcaGATATGTAtacgcatatatatatatgtgtgtgtgtgttctcgTGTGCGTTGATGTCGcggctcgctcgctctctcgccctgGGAGAGAAGTggacggaggaggtggtgttGCTGGGGAGTAGCGACGATGCACGGAGGTtaaggtggaggggggcggtggaTTCAACTACAAGACGGAGAGAAGAATGAGGATATAAGCGAAGATCCAACACACCAGGAAGGAACAAAAGAGAATGGAGAAGAGCGCCGATAcgtgtgtggggtgtgtcTGCCAATAGTGCACACAtacagggagggagagagggagggggggtacACCAACATGCTACCaccacaaccaccaccaccccctcttctccctccgaAAGAGGAAGTcgagagaaaaagaaaaacgcgAGCCAGTGCGTGCACCAGTGGGTGCATCAGCACAACGCCCACATCGGGTATGCGTCAACAAGTGCGACGTGCCGCACCACTAGCAGcgaaggcacgcacacacatacaccctCTCACCTCAGTGCGGATGAGGGTGACCATGGTAGCGGGGCTCGGACCTCTTCGGCATCTCCTCAACCGCCGAGAACACCGGCCGGCGACTGAAGGACTGACGATGTGACCTTGGCCTATTTGTCGTGGTCACCTCTTCGGTGGATTGAatcgtcggcgccgctgcagtaAACGAGCTCTGGTGCGAGGCGCATCTTCCAGTGGGGCTGCCGACAGCGCCCGTCACGGGCGGGCGCGGGTAGAAATTGGgcatgccgccgccaagaTTGGCCGTTCCACCGGGCCGCAAATGCGGCGCCTGGTGAAACGAGCCGACGTTCTCTCCGCTCCTCGGCGCCGTCAAGAGGTGGAATCCTTCCGGGCTAACGCTAGACTGGGCGCCGGTGTATCCGGGGCGCCCCCCCGCCGGcggacgcagcagcggcaccgccaccatcacaGAGCCTTGTGGCGGGGAACTTGCACCGCCGTGGCCAACACCAGCCATACCGCTAGGCGCGCCGGCGCTCCCGCTGGTTGGCGACCCGCCCACCTTGCTGCCACTCTGCTCACTCACTGGTGGGTAGCCTTGAAGCGCCGAAAAGGAGCTGCCGTTACTGTACCCAtttggcgcgctgctgccttgcTGCGGCACTGACATGAGGCCGCCCGCGACAGTGGAGACGAAGTACTGGCTCTGCGGCCGGATTAGCGCCTGCCGTGGGTAGCGCATGTACTTCACGCCGCAGTTCTGCACCGGCCCCACGCGGTGTGGCAAGGCCCCCGGGGTCAGtgcagacggcgctgctgccagtggcgacggagacgacggcctggtgccggtgcgcagcgtctgccgcggtggcggcactggCGACAACATCAGGGCGGTTTCGCTTGGCTGTCGCGAGCCGAGCTGCACGCCGTTGTGCTCGGGGCCTGGAGTATTCCCCGAGGAAGCGCGGCGGGCGAGCATGAAGGCCTTTGGGGGGAGTCGCTCCTCCTTCAACCCAGACGCGCAGGGTATTGCCGTAGTCAGATGATCCTTTGCCGCCGGTGTACCTGGCCCAGCGCTGCTACGGCCACTCCCTGGCGACGCCAAAGGTGTGATAACAGCACCTTTGCCGTTGCGCTGCAGAGGAGGCAGGCCGACAGCACGACAAACCTCATTGCACTTGTGGCTCTCGAGGAAGCGCCGGATGCCCTCTTCGCCGAGGTTGCCGCGGCCGTATCCCTCCCCGTCTGCGGAGAGAATCTGCGGGTCCGTGTAGTAGTCGTCGACGCCTTGGATGTCCACCACCATCAGCTCATGATCGCTGGCGTGGTACGTGAAGTGCGAGAAGGCCTGCGGCGTCCACCGCGCCTTTCGCCGCACATAGCCGCAGTTGTTATTGTACTTCACAAACTTGCCTGTCAGCTGCGGCTCCATGGCCAGTATCAGCGGCGGGTTGCGCTTCGGTAGGATCAGCACAGCCGCAGGGACGAAGCGGACCTCCTTCGGTGGTCGCATCATGTTGAAGACACGTGCCCAGTGCCCCGCGATGCTGTGCATTGAAACGTCGTCAAAGTACTGGTCGTCCTTGACGGACGACTTCAAGTACCGCTTCGCCACCAAGAGGCAGTTGAGTCGACGCATGTCGATCATGTAGTAGGACGCACGCATGTTCCCCTTCGCGAAGGGCTGTGGGCTGAGCACCACACTCGTCTCCACACTGCCCCAGCAGCCCTCGGTGAGGTTCCACTCGTGGATGATGGCCGGCTCGGCGTagctgtgcagctgcggcacacacGAGTAGCGGTACTTGAGATCGGAGAAGGCAGCCACAGGGGGCGGCACAGTGCAGCCTCccaccagctgcagcacctccggcACCAAgctaccgctgctgctgtagctgCTGTAGCTGTACCCAGAGCTGCCGTCGGCGCTCTCGTCGTCGCTACTGCGGCTCCGCAAGGAAGAGCAGGACGAGGACGGGCTCCGTCTGGCCttccgcgccgccgccactgctgttgatgcggctgccgccgatgTTAGAGCTTTTTGCCCGGCGCCACACCCCtccgcaccaccagcacccgTCACAGCCGGCTCGACTGCTGCCGGCACATCATCCTTGGTATGAGATCGACTGTATGCGGAGCAGCATGGCATGGAGGTCGCGGAGATGGCAGCGGTCCCCTTCGTGACGGGGCCTGTCAGCGCATCGCCCGGGCGCGACTGGTTCAGGTCTGGCTCCACTGATTGGCTCGTCTCCGCACCTGGTCGCAGAGGCAGGCTCGACCCTTGACAATGATCGGCCCCGCGTCCGGAGGCAGACGCAGTCATCAGCGAAGCCTCGCTTGCATCGGCCGAGGCGCCATCGCTATTGGCCACGGGGACAAGCATGGCAGGGAGTGAAGTGTCGGCCGCCAGCGAGGGCAACcgatgacgctgctgcacctcctgctgctgcttcagctcCAGAATGGCAGCTGTTCCGGAtcccgctgcggctgcgggaaGATGCGGAGCTGGACTCAGCGCACCCTCGTTGGACATCGGAGCGCGCTCGGGAATCACACCGTCGGCGGAGTCGCTTTCATCCATCGGTTGTCTGCGCAGTGGACCTCGGCTCTCGTCATCGCAGTTAtccgcgccgccgtcatTTGCCTCAAGCGTAGCATCGCACTCCACGCCGCAGCCTTCGGCGTCCgcctcgtgtgcgtgcagctgcCCCTCCAGATCGCTGACGTTGGttggggtgctgctgcttacGTGGAGGAAGCTGTTCGCGTCTCCCTGATCTCGCGGCCTGCCAGCGATGTCGATGAAAAAGCGACGCCGAAACGGCGCCGGGGTGCTCGGCATCAACTTAGACGGAAGCGCCGTGCTGGGAGCGACGGGAACGTCTCTACCAGAGGCGCTcgtgcaccgccgcactcCAAGCGCTTTCAGCAAGGTACCGCCTCCGTCGACCTGCGCATTCGTTAACGCGCTGCACGTGCTGGCGAGGACCTGCGGCGAAAGTGTCGCGGCAAAATCCACCAAAGAGGACCTCTCGACCAGGCTCGGGAAGCTCTGCTCGACTTCCGACTTTGTTGATGACTGCCGCGCGTGCGAGCTTGTCGTCTTGGCATCAGGatctgcagccgcagcggtaACAGGTGCCAACGGCTGAGGCGGTTCCGGCgaggacgacagcggcggaTGCTGCTTAACAGCACCCGCCGTGGGCACGGGCGCAGGAGACAAAGCAGAGGggtcgctgccgtggtgcggcctgctgccgctccagtcGCCATGATCGCCGCGCTCAAGGTGTGGGGagaccgccgctgcggaggaACGCTTTGCCTTCTTCGCAGCACGCCGGCGCTGATGCTCTGCCTTGTACTGGCGACGCTCCTCCGACGACATCTCCTTCATCTTCTCGTGCTTCAGCTGTCGCTTGCGCTCGCGCTTGCGGGCCAGGGCACTGTCCGACCTGTGAGCAACCGCAAccgccttcagcgcctcagcagccgcgccgttCTCGCCTTCCGCCACTGTCTCGCCGTTTTTTTGCCGCTTGGCCTTGTCCTTCTTCCGCGTCTTCCTCAGGCGGCGCTTCGCCCGCTTCTGGTGGACGGCGTCATCGTTCTCGATGGAGTCGCTAGGTCGCTGCTGGCCCGTcgcgccgcgcgcggcggtAGTGTAGTTGTCGTGGTCGAGGCTTTGCAAGCTTCCGTGCTTGGGGCCGCTGGAACGCTCGCCGGTCGGCGGTCGGGTTGCCTCTGGCGCGTAATCCCCGTTCTCGAGAACGGCGGTGTCGAAGCTGCTGAAACCCGAGTTCGGGATCAACGTGACGGCCGCGTTTTTTGCAagcggagaggcggcggtgcttgCACAGGTCATTTGCCCCATCCCGGTCGAGTTCCCTGAGGATGATTGGCCCGTCAGACCGCCTGACAGcgtcagcggtgccgcctccaccgtgAGCAACACCGGTGCTGTGACAAAtatgctggtgccgccgccgcggtcacTGGCCTCGATTGGGGTCGATTGATGCTCTCCCGTCTTGGCATCGTCATCACTGCCCATCCCCATGGTAGtcgcacggcgtgcggacTGCACCAAGCTGGATGAGCTGGATGGCTTGATTGAGTTGACATCACAACACTCATCTCTGCCTTCGGGGAGGGGCACCGAAtgcagcggccgcggtggctgCCCAACAGCTACCGACGCCTCCAACACAATCTTTAGGGCTGGCGCAAGGCACGGACCCTCGTCTTCGTGGTGCATCGAGGTGAACGAAGAGGAGCAAGACAGCGTCGGCAACCCAATACCGGCACTCGAaccctccagctcctgcagggCGGTGAGAAGCTGGCGACCTTGCAAGCTGGCGGAGTTGCTCGTCAGAGAACGTGTGATGAGTGGCAGTTGCACCTGCGACGGCACATCATCATTCCTGCCGCCGCTCTTGCCGCTGGAGTCTTCGCGGTCGCTGGGAAGGCGATCACGCGCTCTGCCGCGGTGCAGCCGGAGTGCGCTACGTGATATGGACGACACTGATGACTCGACGAGGGAGATGCTTTCGGACAGAAAACCACCGCGTAATGCAGCGTTTGATAAGTCCTTACCCGGCGGGGATGTGACTAGTAGCCCAGCCACCGGTCCGCTAGGGCTAAGACTTTCCAGGGTGGACAGCTCACGCGGCGAGAGAGCGTGCGAAGCACTACCAACCCCACCCTGTGATATCGGTGGTTGTGCGGCATCAACGGGAGAGGAGCTCATCCCTTGGCCCTGTGGCTGCCCATTCATCGGTTGGGTGGAAGGGACGGTGAGCTCGGTGAAAAGCTCCTTGCGCGAGGCCATCATACcggccagcagcggcaagctTGCCTGGGAAGTTGGTACACCTCCGCTACAGGATCCGATGGTGGAGTTAGGGCTACTGTCGCGGCTGGCGTGGTGAAGCTTGTCGCCgttgtgccgccgcggctgccctATGGATTGCCGCTGGCTAGGCAGAGAAGGCGACAGCCCACCAAAGGTGGCCGCCaagccggtgctgctgcgtaGGGGCGCCGCCTCATCATGCAGTTGCAGCGGAGACAAGTCCATGCGATGCGACAAGCTGACGTTGGCGCTGCGTGAAGCACTCAGATTGGAGGACGAAGCGTTCTGAAAGCTGTCCACAAGCTCCGTGACGTCCGGCCACATAATACGGTTGTAAACCAAGAAAACGTCAGCAACGGCCCTGTGCAGTGTGGATGCTACAAAGGGGATGCGTCCGTGCGCGCTCTGGCCTGCTTGGTCTCCCCTGCGGCCAAATTATCCGAGTACAACGAGGGGATCGAAGATACAAGGGAGGAGAGTGGGCACGCAAACACAAGAAGAGGAGCCGAGAACCACCAaatgaaaagaaaaggagaagaggagacaAAGTGATGTATGATCTCTAAAGTGCGACAGCAacaggcaaaaaaaaaaacgaaaggaaAAAGCAGCAAGCGTCAACGGAAGACTGAGGGATGGGGGAGAAGATCGAgagggatggagagagacAAGGCAAGGCAAGGCAAGACAAGGCAAGACAGCAACCAAACACGTAAgcaagaacaaaaaaaaattcTAGCGTGAAAACAAGAAAGAAAGGACGAAGCGTgtcacgtgtgcgtgtcacgtttgtgtgcgtgtgtgtgcgtgtctcagagagaaagagagggagagcggcgagcgaaaaaaaacgaagaagacACCTGAGTGGTCAagcacgcccacacacgcacacacaaagtgagagaagcgaaggagggggagggaggaagacacaagcgcccacacacacagcacagcCCAACGACACACGTCGAAGAGGAAGCACCCAAACAAATAAAACgagaaggtgaaggaggggggaTTTTTCTTCCCTTGTGTGTGGGTACGGGTGTGCTCAGCCGGACTATTTTCCTTTCAAAGATGATGGCATAAAGATgacacacagaaaaacaGCAGAACCCAAGGAGCAACGGCAGAACAAGGAcgggaggagagaaagggggagggagggcagcacacacaaagcacACAACACAGCACGACAAAGAGGTGGCCGTAgacggcgagagaggaggcgggaggaaggggggagggaggggctgtAAGAGGTGagaagaaagaggagagcagGGAAGTAATCAGATCAACATACACCAAGCaacaagaaaagaaaaggcacaAAGCTTTCGTTTAGTGTACGCAAACGCACTGATGAGGCGAaa
Protein-coding sequences here:
- a CDS encoding myosin heavy chain kinase c-like protein gives rise to the protein MWPDVTELVDSFQNASSSNLSASRSANVSLSHRMDLSPLQLHDEAAPLRSSTGLAATFGGLSPSLPSQRQSIGQPRRHNGDKLHHASRDSSPNSTIGSCSGGVPTSQASLPLLAGMMASRKELFTELTVPSTQPMNGQPQGQGMSSSPVDAAQPPISQGGVGSASHALSPRELSTLESLSPSGPVAGLLVTSPPGKDLSNAALRGGFLSESISLVESSVSSISRSALRLHRGRARDRLPSDREDSSGKSGGRNDDVPSQVQLPLITRSLTSNSASLQGRQLLTALQELEGSSAGIGLPTLSCSSSFTSMHHEDEGPCLAPALKIVLEASVAVGQPPRPLHSVPLPEGRDECCDVNSIKPSSSSSLVQSARRATTMGMGSDDDAKTGEHQSTPIEASDRGGGTSIFVTAPVLLTVEAAPLTLSGGLTGQSSSGNSTGMGQMTCASTAASPLAKNAAVTLIPNSGFSSFDTAVLENGDYAPEATRPPTGERSSGPKHGSLQSLDHDNYTTAARGATGQQRPSDSIENDDAVHQKRAKRRLRKTRKKDKAKRQKNGETVAEGENGAAAEALKAVAVAHRSDSALARKRERKRQLKHEKMKEMSSEERRQYKAEHQRRRAAKKAKRSSAAAVSPHLERGDHGDWSGSRPHHGSDPSALSPAPVPTAGAVKQHPPLSSSPEPPQPLAPVTAAAADPDAKTTSSHARQSSTKSEVEQSFPSLVERSSLVDFAATLSPQVLASTCSALTNAQVDGGGTLLKALGVRRCTSASGRDVPVAPSTALPSKLMPSTPAPFRRRFFIDIAGRPRDQGDANSFLHVSSSTPTNVSDLEGQLHAHEADAEGCGVECDATLEANDGGADNCDDESRGPLRRQPMDESDSADGVIPERAPMSNEGALSPAPHLPAAAAGSGTAAILELKQQQEVQQRHRLPSLAADTSLPAMLVPVANSDGASADASEASLMTASASGRGADHCQGSSLPLRPGAETSQSVEPDLNQSRPGDALTGPVTKGTAAISATSMPCCSAYSRSHTKDDVPAAVEPAVTGAGGAEGCGAGQKALTSAAAASTAVAAARKARRSPSSSCSSLRSRSSDDESADGSSGYSYSSYSSSGSLVPEVLQLVGGCTVPPPVAAFSDLKYRYSCVPQLHSYAEPAIIHEWNLTEGCWGSVETSVVLSPQPFAKGNMRASYYMIDMRRLNCLLVAKRYLKSSVKDDQYFDDVSMHSIAGHWARVFNMMRPPKEVRFVPAAVLILPKRNPPLILAMEPQLTGKFVKYNNNCGYVRRKARWTPQAFSHFTYHASDHELMVVDIQGVDDYYTDPQILSADGEGYGRGNLGEEGIRRFLESHKCNEVCRAVGLPPLQRNGKGAVITPLASPGSGRSSAGPGTPAAKDHLTTAIPCASGLKEERLPPKAFMLARRASSGNTPGPEHNGVQLGSRQPSETALMLSPVPPPRQTLRTGTRPSSPSPLAAAPSALTPGALPHRVGPVQNCGVKYMRYPRQALIRPQSQYFVSTVAGGLMSVPQQGSSAPNGYSNGSSFSALQGYPPVSEQSGSKVGGSPTSGSAGAPSGMAGVGHGGASSPPQGSVMVAVPLLRPPAGGRPGYTGAQSSVSPEGFHLLTAPRSGENVGSFHQAPHLRPGGTANLGGGMPNFYPRPPVTGAVGSPTGRCASHQSSFTAAAPTIQSTEEVTTTNRPRSHRQSFSRRPVFSAVEEMPKRSEPRYHGHPHPH